The following are from one region of the Salvia hispanica cultivar TCC Black 2014 chromosome 1, UniMelb_Shisp_WGS_1.0, whole genome shotgun sequence genome:
- the LOC125223508 gene encoding ubiquitin-conjugating enzyme E2-17 kDa-like — MASKRILKELKDLQKDPPTSCSAGPVAEDMFHWQATIMGPTDSPYAGGVFLVSIHFPPDYPFKPPKVAFRTKVFHPNINSNGSICLDILKEQWSPALTVSKVLLSICSLLTDPNPDDPLVPEIAHMYKTDRNKYETTARSWTQKYAMG; from the exons ATGGCGTCGAAGAGGATTTTGAAGGAGCTCAAGGATTTGCAGAAGGATCCTCCGACATCATGCAGCGCCG GTCCTGTAGCAGAAGATATGTTCCATTGGCAAGCAACAATAATGGGGCCTACTGACAGCCCTTACGCTGGAGGTGTATTTTTGGTCTCGATTCATTTCCCTCCGGATTATCCTTTTAAGCCACCAAAG GTTGCTTTTCGGACGAAGGTGTTCCACCCGAATATCAACAGCAATGGAAGCATTTGCCTTGATATTCTGAAAGAACAGTGGAGTCCTGCCTTGACTGTTTCTAAG GTCCTTTTGTCTATCTGCTCTCTGTTGACGGACCCAAACCCTGATGACCCACTGGTGCCTGAAATTGCTCATATGTACAAGACAGACCGGAACAAATATGAGACTACTGCTCGCAGCTGGACACAGAAGTATGCCATGGGGTAA
- the LOC125202433 gene encoding uncharacterized protein LOC125202433, translating into MDAPATKSFSRRVSFNEETILPPKERRCDYSASDMEKRASAGRGCRFCGRMCTPCYFCRFACGLCFLFVVIILFTGLIYSLLFRWEMPEVRIQRIHVDLVAANSTADLTVLLNATNGGKRTQLMYSKLIASVEASGIRFGVARLPEFQQAPRNSRAVEVAVVMEDSAAAGRDLWSKSEAHALAVDVYVKGRIDAIHRGNKMQGFMFQIECRNVKQSEIDAGRQFRCKNQLYGSNHGKNDVSKTPAFECYVGTQVDPSCL; encoded by the exons ATGGATGCTCCAGCTACGAAGAGCTTCAGCCGCCGCGTTTCCTTTAACGAGGAAACGATTCTGCCCCCGAAGGAGCGGCGCTGCGATTACAGCGCCAGCGACATGGAAAAGCGAGCCTCCGCCGGCCGCGGCTGCCGCTTCTGCGGCCGGATGTGCACCCCCTGCTACTTCTGCAGATTCGCCTGCGGCCTATGCTTCCTCTTCGTCGTAATCATCCTCTTCACCGGCTTAATTTACAGCCTTCTATTCCGATGGGAGATGCCGGAGGTGCGGATCCAGCGGATCCACGTGGATCTCGTCGCGGCGAATTCCACGGCGGATCTGACCGTCCTCCTCAACGCCACCAACGGCGGGAAGAGGACGCAGCTGATGTACAGCAAGCTGATCGCGTCCGTGGAGGCGAGCGGCATTCGGTTCGGCGTCGCGAGGCTGCCGGAATTTCAGCAGGCGCCGAGGAATTCGAGGGCGGTGGAGGTGGCAGTGGTGATGGAGGactcggcggcggcggggcgGGATCTGTGGAGCAAATCAGAGGCGCACGCGCTGGCGGTGGATGTGTACGTGAAAGGGCGGATCGATGCGATCCACAGAGGGAATAAAATGCAGGGTTTTATGTTCCAAATCGAGTGCCGGAACGTCAAGCAGTCGGAAATTGACGCCGGCCGTCAATTCCGCTGCAAAAATCAGTTGTATGgaag caaTCATGGGAAAAATGACGTGTCAAAGACTCCAGCATTTGAGTGTTACGTTGGAACTCAGGTTGATCCATCATGTCTCTAG